From Arachis stenosperma cultivar V10309 chromosome 2, arast.V10309.gnm1.PFL2, whole genome shotgun sequence, one genomic window encodes:
- the LOC130961775 gene encoding putative pentatricopeptide repeat-containing protein At1g56570 — protein sequence MMTSTRKLLSPTHFRPIPTIVHNSLADDTQLNSIAPFCPKDISGLATDLIKSYFDKGSIEEARMLFDEMSHRDVVTWTAMITSYNSCNHNGRAWSVFCEMLRYGTRSNEFTLSAVLKTCKGLSALLCGKLVHGLAIKNGTQGSSIYVDNALMDVYATCCSSMDSARMVFESILNKNAVSWTTLITGYTHRGDAYGGLRAFRQMLLEEGELSPFSFSIAVRACASTGLGNLGKQVHAAVINHGFESNLPVMNSILDMYFFKSCSACEAKQLFFEISQKDTITWNTLIAGFETLDPKQSFCIFSQMVSEGFSPNCFTFTSVAAACGNLAFLYCGQQLHGGIFRRGFNNNLALSNALIDMYGKCGNITDSHKIFSQMPCKNLVSWTSMMIGYGAHGHGKEATKLFNEMVRSGIKPDRIVFMAVLSACSHAGLVDEGLRYFRLLTRFYNLAPDQEIYGCVVDLLGHAGRVKEAYQLIENIPFKPDESIWVALLGACKAHKQRSIGKLAASRMLEMKPNRAGTYVLLSNFFAAEGNWTGVACLRKLMRGIKNKKEAGMSWIELKNQVYSFVVGGEFVSSNEQIVEVLEVLITHMKDFGYTLGLDCFVHDQENEV from the exons ATGATGACTAGTACTAGGAAGTTACTGTCCCCAACCCATTTCCGGCCCATCCCCACCATTGTCCATAACTCTCTTGCCGATGACACCCAATTGAATTCTATTGCACCGTTTTGCCCCAAAGACATTTCCGGTTTAGCCACTGATCTCATCAAATCATATTTTGATAAGGGGTCCATTGAAGAAGCACGCATgctgtttgatgaaatgtcacATAGAGATGTTGTCACTTGGACTGCTATGATTACTAGCTACAATTCCTGCAACCACAATGGTCGTGCGTGGAGCGTGTTCTGTGAGATGTTGAGATACGGGACGCGGTCTAACGAGTTCACCTTGTCTGCAGTTTTGAAGACATGTAAGGGGCTGAGTGCGCTTTTGTGTGGGAAGTTGGTTCATGGGTTGGCTATAAAGAATGGTACTCAAGGGTCATCCATATATGTTGATAATGCGCTAATGGATGTGTATGCCACTTGCTGTAGTAGCATGGACAGTGCAAGAATGGTTTTTGAGAGTATCCTTAACAAGAATGCTGTCTCATGGACAACGTTGATAACTGGATATACTCATAGAGGAGATGCTTATGGTGGCCTTCGAGCTTTCCGCCAAATGCTTCTG GAGGAAGGAGAGCTGAGCCCCTTCAGCTTTTCAATTGCTGTTAGAGCTTGTGCATCTACTGGCTTGGGTAATTTGGGCAAGCAGGTACATGCTGCAGTGATTAATCATGGATTTGAGTCCAATCTTCCTGTCATGAATTCTATACTGGACATGTATTTCTTCAAGTCTTGTTCAGCATGTGAGGCAAAGCAATTATTCTTTGAAATAAGTCAAAAAGATACTATCACATGGAATACCTTGATAGCTGGTTTTGAGACATTGGATCCTAAACAATCATTCTGCATCTTTTCTCAAATGGTATCTGAAGGTTTTAGTCCAAATTGCTTCACATTCACCAGTGTGGCAGCTGCATGTGGTAACTTAGCATTTCTGTATTGTGGGCAGCAGCTTCATGGGGGAATTTTTCGTAGAGGCTTCAATAACAACTTGGCATTATCCAATGCCCTTATTGACATGTATGGAAAGTGTGGAAACATAACAGATTCACATAAAATATTTAGCCAAATGCCATGCAAAAATTTGGTCTCCTGGACTTCCATGATGATTGGATATGGGGCTCATGGGCATGGAAAAGAAGCTACTAAATTATTCAATGAGATGGTCAGATCAGGTATCAAACCTGATAGGATAGTGTTCATGGCAGTTCTGAGTGCTTGTAGCCATGCCGGACTAGTGGACGAGGGCCTGAGATATTTTAGACTATTGACAAGATTTTATAATCTTGCACCCGATCAAGAGATATATGGATGTGTAGTCGATCTGCTTGGGCATGCTGGTAGAGTAAAGGAAGCTTATCAACTAATAGAGAATATTCCTTTTAAGCCGGATGAATCTATATGGGTTGCCCTTCTTGGGGCTTGTAAAGCTCATAAACAACGAAGTATAGGCAAACTGGCAGCTTCAAGGATGTTGGAAATGAAGCCAAATAGGGCAGGAACTTATGTgcttttatcaaatttttttgcTGCTGAAGGTAACTGGACTGGTGTTGCCTGCTTAAGGAAGCTTATGAGAggtattaaaaataagaaagaggCAGGGATGAGCTGGATTGAATTGAAAAACCAGGTTTACAGTTTTGTTGTTGGAGGTGAATTTGTTTCTTCAAATGAGCAGATTGTTGAAGTTTTGGAAGTATTGATTACGCATATGAAAGATTTTGGATATACACTTGGCTTAGATTGCTTTGTACATGACCAAGAAAATGAGGTTTGA